The Aquila chrysaetos chrysaetos chromosome 11, bAquChr1.4, whole genome shotgun sequence sequence CCCTGCTATGTTTGCCATTCCCACACTAGCCATAATTCtcatttcttcacttttaatTATATGTGTTCTCTTATGTAattgttttttactttctgtgcttttattccACTGTTCTGCATGCAGTTCCAGTGCAGTGTTTTCTGAGTGTTGTCATCACAGTCCAGTGCAGTCTGCTGTTGTCTTGAAAAATCCTCACTGCCAGAGCCCTCTGACACAAGGGGTCACTGTGACAGTAATCTGTCAGGACACGTTACATGCAGCAAAGAGAAACTCCCGTGGGCAGGATCGGGGCCAGGCACTCAGGTCTGCTAAGAATGTAAAGCCCACCCGCACTCTGAAATTCTCCAAGTCCCTCAATGACGTGGACCAGAAGGCACAGAGCACCAGTGAGTGCTTTGACTATGTGGAGCGAACACGCTCAGAAGGCAAATTGACCCCGACTCAAGAGCAGTGTTTAAGGATTAACAAATTTCATCTTAAAGAGAGGAAACCGCTGAATCTCAGGCCTCTTTCTTTTAGCAATTCTAAGCACTCCTATATCCCTTCCCTTTCCAACTACTCGAGTGCATCGGGAGGAGCAGAGAACCACAGCGCTGTACATATCCCCTTGCTGGAGGACAAAGTGGACCATGACACCTCAAGGAGCAAAAAACTGTTGcgttaccttttttccttctcccacacctccagcaccagcagcctgcATAAGTTCCACGAACTGGAGAGCTATTCCAGTCATTTCCAAGCTGAGAAATCCTCCAGCGTGCTGGTGGAAAGCACGGACTTCTGCTCTGATGATATGGGAGACGATGACGTCTTTGAGGACAGCACCTCAgtgaaattgaaaacaaaagagcagcGGGCGCCACTCTGTTCAGTTGAGAAGGACAGTGACCTTGACTGCCCTTCCCCCCTCTCAGAAAAattcccccctctctcccctgtGTCCACATCGGGGGATACCTGCAGGTTGGTTTACCAGAGAACCACCTACCTTCAAGCCCTCCCATGTGTGGTGGTGACCGTTCTGCTTTCCCCTGCCtttgtgctgtttctgtcttttctttcatcctGTCACCTTGCTTTAATATGTGCGATTTGAAGCATGCAGCCTTCTCTCTGCTGTCCTGCACCCCTCTGATGCACATAATAAGGCTACTAAGCAAAAGAATTTCCTTTGGAGTCAAATAAATTCTCTTGCAATTTGTTTCAGGTTTGAGGTTCTGAGatggtatttttctgttatcAGTGCCCAAACTGGGAATATCAGGAGAGAATCAGCTATGCATATTAAAGGCCAAGCTGAACATGTCTTAGCTTTTAATGAGCAATGTGTTGTCCTGACAGTCACTGCTGGTTTGGTCGGAGGGTCGGGAATCAGGAGGAGAACACTGTTTGAAAATTGCTTCTGAGATCAGGTCAATATAgcttaagatttattttttttcccatcttttcctCACAGTTTGTATTCCACCACACTCTTTTATTTGTAAAGGGCTTTCTGGATGCCTTAGTCAACAGGGGGATCTGAGTGCTGGGTGTTAGCAGCGGGCCTGTGTGACGTCCATAGTGTGAGATCCAAAAAGGATGGATGTCCTTGTTCCAACTACAGAGGATTAATCATGTGCACAGGTGGTGGGAACAGCTAGCTCTGGACTGTCTTCATGGTGACTTGTCTGCAGATCTGCCCCATCCCAGCTCCAAAATGTGGCTGAGGAGCAGGAGTCAGCAAGTACAGGAGCAAACGTCCCATCCCTCTACCTAGCATTTTACTGTCCTAacctttctcttccctgacaGCACTTTCTGAAGCTGGCTTTGTTAGTACTTGCCAATATTATTTGTTTTCCCCCTCATTACCAGCAAAATCTAGTTCTGTACCAGCTTGTCATCAACAAGATGCTGTTGTAATCCACCCACACCTTCATTTCCACTTGCCAGCTATCAGCAAGGTCGCAAGAGGCAAGATGCTACATATCAGTAAGAGATTTCAGTAATAGACAGGGATGGCAGCATGCCAGGATGTACTTCACATATGCTTAGTAACTTACATTCATTCCCTGAGCTCCTTACCACCCCCTTTCAATTCATGACCTCTTCCACATGGTTAGAAGGACTTAGTGATGTTTGATGCAACCCAAGGGTTCTGTAAAAATTGAAGCTGGAAATTAAATGCCAGCACCTCCTAGTAACACTATATCGGGTGTCCTTGCTGTCTGCACAGTTAGGCTGTgagggaaatgggaaaagagcTGCTTCCTTAGCAGCCCTTGCAAAGTAagaactggaaagcaaaaacaTTAGTCCATTTAGAGTATGTGTATTTTGGGGAGATTCagtgctgcagctttgcagtgTGGATCTGTCTCGTAGCAATTGGCACTAGAAATAATCACTTCTCTTGTACAAAATCCAAGCTGTCTAAATTAGCTCTTCGTGATACTGGGGTGGGCCGTTTCCCCATTGGTTTGGgaattttgttttatcttctgtttcagaTCCTAATCCATGAGTAGCTGTACCTCTCTGTGCATATTTTGTCTTGGGAAGTGCTGTCTGATCTgtttaaatgctattttcagTTAAGTGCTATTGTTCTAGATGAAGCGTTGTCATTTCTtaccctgttttttcttttggatacTGCATTTCTGTCAGGCTCTGTGTGTCCGCCTCATCTATTAGAAAGCAGCTGTCTAGTTAGCAGTGTCTGTGCTCAATTATTTTGTGCCTGTCTGTGTGCTTGCGCAGCAATGGAGTTCTTTAGTTTTAGCTCCTTTATGGAACACATGCCTTTGATATGTATGTCTCTGGATCCTCAATGGACAACCGTGTGTGATCACAGATATTACATGCCTCTTCCACatcctttctgcttcctcttctcctaATGAGCAGCTTTGCTTCTGATTCAGGATATGTCACTGTGAAGGAGATGATGAGAGCCCTTTGATTACCCCCTGTCACTGCACGGGAAGTCTTCATTTTGTGCACCAAGCCTGCCTGCAGCAATGGATCAAGAGCTCAGATACGCGATGTTGTGAACTGTGCAAGTATGAGTTCATCATGGAGACAAAACTGAAGCCTTTGCGAAAGGTAGGCACAAGACCTGCTCCCCCAAGGAAATGCTTTGTTAAACACAGATCCACTCTGAAAAGAGGCTGTCCTTGCCCATGAGCCTGCAGCACTCCCCACGTATTTATCATGTTTCTCTGGCTCCTTAGTAAGTCTGGTCAGTTTTGTATAGGTGCAAAAGGATTTAAGTTAACACTCAGCCAGGCAAATTCAACATCAGTGGAATCCAGCTCTGAGAGTTAGCTATTGTAGCCTGGCAGCAATCTGTGTGTAaatgtatgtacatacacacacatatatacatatgtgcgTGCAgcaacctgatttttttctttaaagttacATTTGAGAGCTGATGCACAAAGGTATTTGCTCTGCAGTTatacccatttttttttaaatatggagttttgtatttttgttaccTGCTTTAGTTTGCTGCTCCAAGATCTTACGTGGCTTTTAAGTTCTCTTGAAAATATGAGGATTTCAGGTTAAACTTAATTTAAATCACACTTTCTGAGTGTAATTTGGTTAAAAtttgtagctttttttccttttaaagaagcaaacctattttactgaaaatatcacAGTGTAAGCAGAAGAAGGTTCAccaataaatatgttttcatttttaccttttcttagACATTGAATGACTAGGTTTTAGTACTTCAGGTTGTTAGaacctgtatttttgttttttagaaaagtACCTTTCATAAATCTGGTGACTTACAAGTATAGATATTAAACGCTACTTGTATTGTAAGGCCAGTTTTGCGCTTGTATCCTTTTTGTTCTCCCACATCCTTTGGGCTTTCAATTTCAATTGTTCTTTACCATCAGGATTTTGAGATGGAAGTCACTGGTATTCTTAGCACAGACAAATTTTGCCATGTCTACCAAAGTGGAAGAGGTTAATAACAATAACCTCCATCTGGAACTagaataaaatgagaaacacTAAATTCAATTATGATGAGCCTAAATTATGTAGGGTGGGAAGTCTGGACTGCAGCCATCCAAAAGCTGTTATGAGAACTTGTCCAATTCCTAAAAGTGACTCCCAGCAGAAAATAGAGCAGATTTCAAATAcctgttatttttttacagaGATGTACAGTCTGCAAAGTATATAGCTTAGCACATCCAGTTGATAGGATGACCTCTGCTTATGAGTGCAGTGAATCGTTGCCTTCTAAGAACCACAGGTTTTTCCTTGGTAGCCCATTGGCACAGAGTGTAGTACCTGTGAGCTGCAATATTGGCCGTCATAGGCTCTGTTGTCTGCGCAGACAATACTTTGCACAGCCCAGCCataggacattaaaaaaattactctagAGAATCCCAAGTAAAAAAAGTTGCTATAATTGGCAAttggctgctgttttctgtgctttctctgcCTGGAGTGGGCGGGAAACATTTTCTGACTATTTGTGCCCTGTGAGAAAAAGCTGTTGGGCACCTTCAGAAATGAGTCATTCAGCATCATTAGTTATATCTGAACAGGTCATCTCTGGGAAAGAGACCAGATGCCAGAAGGTAGGGACAGAGCCATaaacagaaggagaagaaggaatttATGTCTCAAATATATCTAAAGAGTCTTTTTAGAGGTTCAGCTGCAGCCAGAAGATAAGTTGCCTCTGTATCTTCAACTCAGCCATTATGGTATCCTGTCAGTCAGGAGAAAACAGCCTGGAACTGGTGATTATGAATAGGATGGGACAAATAATAGGGCTTGCGCTTGTCTGTAGGGTAGAAATGGAATTAGACTTCCACAGCATCTTAAGGTTGTATCGCAGCATTGGGCTGTTCAACTGCTGTTACTAAGGGAAGAGGATGAGAAACAACAATGTGTCACAGTTCAAGTGAAGATGAGGTGAGACAAGAGAGGGATGCTCCATTTTAAGATttcaatggagaaaaagaagacattaaatctaaattttctactgatttttttgttttaaaaacacttcaaaaaccCAGAACTGCTGAGTATTTTAACTGGGAAATGCCACATGATGTGTCATTGGAATAATGCAGCGGGGACCTACAGATTCTAGTTTCCTCTCTGGGCTAATGCATAGTTTGCAGAATAGCTTCTCTTTTGCTGTGCAGTCATATCTCTTGAAGAGAGGAGGTGGTGCAGGTTGGTTTGGTGTGGAGCCAGCAGTTCACAGGAGGTGTTGTCCAGCAGAAGAGCTCAAGGTGtggagcagaaaagagaaatataaattacTCATAACACAAGTTCTCGTGGTTCTGTAAAAGCGTTCACAAATACATTTCACATGCTTAGTTTTtgacaaaattaattaatttatattttttatcaAAAGTAAACACCTTTGTTTAGATGCCAAagcaattttctgtttaaaatacaacATCCAAAGGGAATGTTTTGTCCCATCTTTTTCTAAGAAGATTGAAAGAATGTAGCTTTCTAGCATGACATGAGTCTAGCATGTCATTGCTGGAAGTCTTCGATTCATGTGCCATGATGAGATTTGGATGCCTACAGAGCTGTTGGCAAGACAGAGACTGCCACAGAACTGTTGGCAAGACAGAGATGATCACAAAGTCTGTTTCATGTTTCAATCATTCTTGTATTTGTAGCAGTGGAAAGAATAATTCACCACAATGGGTGATCTCAATTATACTAGTCAGGTCATCCTCGCTCTCTTCCACATTATTCCTCCTTTTCAAAGTCCTCTTTTTCTACAAATTATTCTAGGAGACATCACATGCACCTCTCTAGAAACACATGTGCCCCAGCATGTATTTTGTGAAAGTGTGAGACAAGCCCATCAACTCTCTGTTCCAAGCAGACCTGTTGAGGGATGTGTATCCCACATGCAAAAACTTTCATCATATACATAGGGGAAATTgccaaaaaataataataaaaaaaaaagcttctgggTGTctcaggtgaaaaaaataaaagctcgTTTTGAACAATTCCTTGCATATTAGAAGCATCTATAATAATTTTCTAGTTTCTTTGTATCTTTCTCAAATGACAGCAACGTGACTTCGGTTTCTATTTGGGCTGTATAAACATTATTGATAGATGCAGGTCTGGGGATTTAATTTGCTGCATCCTCTCACTTACAAAAGCTGTCATCCCAGTTCTACTGTATATTCTTAGGGCACATGTATTTAAGTGCacttgaaacactgaaaataaagtacAGGTGTCGCTGCTGTAAGTAGCGTTAAATATACGTGAAGATTGAATGAAACCCCCAGAGGTAGGAGGTGAGAACTAAACAGCCTTGAGCTGAGAGCTAAACAGCTTTGACTGTGCACCGAGGGACTCTAACAGAGCTCAGCGTGAGATGTCTTACACGCGCTGGTCAATCAGATCATGTACCACTTTTATGGCAGTGTTTTATTGAACACCTGCCTGAGCAAGGGTACCCTTTGCCACTCAAAATGCTCAGCTGTGACTGTGGGTACCCGCTGTTGAGTGGGGAACACACAAAGGAGCTGCCTTGCTTGTGCTGCACAAGGCTTTGCGTTAGGGTCCCTCTGTTCCGGAGCTGCCCCTGTGCGGGTAAGCGGGGTGTGATGACAGCGTGCCGAGGCTCCGGATGGGAGCTGAGCGCTGGGGGTCCCCTCCGGTGCCAGGATGGCTCCCATCAGAGCAGGGCGAGCTGCCAGCCGTCGCACACGTGCTGTGGTCAGAGCCATAATGCCGTCTGACTTTGAAAATCCATGTTAGGAGGAAACTGGTCTCCTGCCTGGTTTTTGTTCTTATTAATGTTCTCTTTTTATACTCTCTAGTAACTACAATAAACACCTAATTTCTTGCTCTGCTTCCGGGTTTCTTGGCAGTGGGAGAAGCTGCAGATGACGGCCAGCGAGAGGAGGAAGATCATGTGCTCTGTAACATTCCATATCATTGCCATCACCTGCGTTGTGTGGTCTCTCTATGTCCTGATAGACAGGACCGCTGAAGAGATTAAACAGGGACAGACTACTGGTATGTTACTTGCTTATCTTCCCACTTACTCTCGGAATAATTATTTATCCTGAATGCAGAGAGGATGCGAAGCATGAGTGTGCAGGTAATGTTTATACTTAGACTAGTCAGCTTTAGCCTGAGGTTGGGttgctttaaaagcacagtTCTAAAATGATTTAGTTAAATCAGTGTAAATTCATCTTTGGGTGCTTTTTAAGTCTATTTCAGTCAGTTTAGTTTGCACTTGTGAAACGCACAGTTACGAGAGCTAATCCACTGTAGCCAGACACAAAATTGCACTGCCTTAGCTAATTTAGTTTTGAATTGGAACACTTACTGAGCAGATAAGGACATAAGCATTTGTTTGCTGCTGTGGCTACCTTTTAACTGGGCAAAACCAGAAcggtttttaaaaagagaagaagtaAGAGGAACCTAAATTCAAATCTTTGAGGTAAATCAACAGAGTTTACTTTCTGTAGGGTCATCTGTGAGGTGGGTTAGCACAAGTTTCCTGTGAGAGCCATGTTAGACTGGATAAATTTTTATGAGTGGTTGTGcttgaagcagaagaaattcaggTTGATTCTTAGGACTCCAGTTCACACAACTGAGATGAGGTGCGCTGCAATTCATGTAGTGGCTGCCACCCCACTGCAGGGATGTCTTAACTTCTTGAATAGTGGGTTTTCTTTAGTATGCCAGCTGTAAACTTAGCAAACTAAAATCTGTTTACCTGGGTATGTTGGGCTGCAAATTTGCAGCTATCACAGAACTGTTTCTCAGGCAGCTGAGCTGTCCCTGAAGGTGGGGATAGAAGGGACAGGGTATCTACCAAGGCTGGGAGCCATTAGAGGGCAAGTTGTCCTTGCTCACAGAGCATTGCATGCCAACTAGACATGCAGgtggaaaatgttttgctaCTGATTGAAGAGCATCATCTGGGGAGGTGGCTGAGCATCAATAAACCTACAAATCCACAGAGCTCTTACAGTCTCTTCGGAGCAGAATCACACTTCAAACTGAACAGTTTTGCTGTCATTTCTCATTTGGGCTGTAGTTTGATCGTTCATGACTTCAGTCAGGAAGCTGCTTTGAACACAATCTTTTAGTTTCTGTTCCATCCAACCCCACCTCTTCCATGTACAGTGAAAATTGTTGGCCTTTCAGCATAAGGTTTccatatgaaaatgaaaagcatatgCTTTCAAAGATTTATTGTCTCCAGGTTATTTTAGCCGATAAGTATATTGGATGAACATGAATAGGAGGAATAGTGTGAATATTTAGTACGTGTTATAGTGCCTCCTTTGCTCCCTTCATTTGGATACTAAATCTGGGGAGTGCTGTAATGAGCTGGAAGGTGTGGGGAGTGTGTGTGGGTATACATTCATGTCTGCACAGGGGCAAGCATATACTATCACTGCCTACAGATGGCATCAGATAGCTCACCTGTGAATCAGAGGTTCAGGTATTAATCATGGGTGGGATTTCATCAGTAGTCACGCTGCAGTGCCCTTAGTATTTTGggactaaaatattttcattcctcCCATGCTACCTTGCATTTCCAAAAGAACACTGGCCTGTATCTCAGTAAAAACTTTGAAGTCTTGGAAGGCCATGATTTTATTCTCTGAGAAACCTGATAGTGGGTGGTTCAGCATGGTTTCACATGCATCTTATGATGCCGCTTATCTTTAAAGAGGACAGAGGCTGCGTGAATACAGAACCTATGTAAGCAGAAGATGTATAAAATGAATAGTCTCTCATTTAAAAGTAGTTGATGGAGATGTAACAAGATCCAGTATCTAAAATTTCAAGCTAGACAAATTCAGGAAAAGTAATGGTGGTAATTTTTAATGACAGAGGGTAAGCTTGTCGGAACACTTCAGCCTCTCCAACACTGGCAGTTTTGCATCAGAAGAGACGCTCTGGTTCAACTACAAGTTACTGGGTCTGATGCAGATAAAATTGTCTGGTCTGCATAATGAACATGTCAAGCTAGATGGTAACAATCATTCCCTTTTGAGTTTAAAGACTACGGCTCTGTGTACTGTGTGATCACAGAGTGGAACAGACTTCCTAGGTCACTGAGTTGAATCTCCTGCTATGAAGAGGAAATGATGCCATAGAATCCCTTTCATAATCATATccaatttttgtttaaaaacaggtaTAAAAGGACCTAAACGTATTACTGGCTGTTGCCTTGACTCTGTAATTGTGCTACACAAGGGCTCAGACACAGAGAATcaattgttttggttttcctctggTGGGTGAGAATAAATGTGATATGTGAAGTCGAAGTCCGCATGTGTTTGacttgaaagggaaaaaaaaaaaggccaaacgaaaaatggcaaaataagaATAGTTTCCATGGCCCAAACTCTGTGACAGTTTCCTTACAGGATGTTTTTGAGAGATCCAATGTAGTCAAGCCAATATTGACCAggtcctttttcttctttttttattttttttcttccagggatTCTAGAGTGGCCATTTTGGACTAAGCTGGTGGTTGTGGCTATTGGTTTCACTGGAGGACTTCTGTTCATGTATGTACAATGCAAAGTGTACGTACAGCTGTGGAAGAGACTTAAAGCTTATAACCGAGTAATATATGTACAAAACTGTCCGGAAACTagcaaaaagaatatttttgaaaaaccTGCACTAATGGAGCCAAACTTCgaaagtaaagaaatgcttgGGGTTCACCATTCAGACACAAACTCTTCACATTACACAGAGCCAGAAGACTGTGCTGCAGAAATCCTTCACGTCTGATTGCTGGGTGGGAGGGCTGTTTCTGTATGTCcttgaagatttaaaatatcattGTTTACTGCAAACTGCTctacctttttaaaatcagctaaCAGCTGAGGGCTGGCGGAtgaatttttttacatttgttttatgttggaatttttttaaaatccctttggCATATCTGTCAATGTCATCATGGCTGCATACCTCTCAATGTTTAGTCTCTCATACTGGCTGATCAAAGAGCCACAGGATACTGGGTAGAATGAGCCTTGGGTTTGGTATCAAGCAAGCCGCTAGTGAACTTTCATCAACTTCATGGAGTCTGTTACTTTAGAAGATGACTCTAAATGATTCTGGAATATGTGTAgagtggggtttgtttgtttgtttgttctttagcGTGCTGAAGGAGGTTGTCCCAGATGTTGAGGGAAATGAGAGAGCAAGAGTCTAATCTACTGCTAACACTGCcactaacattttttcttaGGCAGCAGGTGtaaaattttgctttacatATTGTGATGAGACTTACAAAGCATatagcacttttaaaaatctttattttgtaatatgtaTGTCAAATGAGAATGAAACTTGAAAGAATGTGTCATTTTCgaaacatttcttcattctttACCCCCTCTATTCTTCTGGAACATAAACCTCTtgccttataaaaaaaaaaaaaaattaaaaaaatttccaaccTGTGATTTCCAACACATGCCCACATTATCTTACTAAACATAACACTAAAAAACTCTGCCTCTTTGGGTTTCCTTTGaggagcaatttttttcaaaggataTTGCACTTGTGATTTGTGTGTGCGGAACAGTGGAT is a genomic window containing:
- the MARCHF8 gene encoding E3 ubiquitin-protein ligase MARCHF8 isoform X8 — its product is MNMPLHQISVIPAQDGTSSRVSRSKTKEKEEQKMSAVVPLFTCPPRANVGQSAALLTQLRLFSLDNRSHATRGSYAEDTHMHSCWKMKLQVRQPQLSKRKAFKLKQLKRGDGDQISILKWQLETQVIHQMHFVEPLERKQSNAKPRKMNEKALGHSVSRSSNISKAGSPTSISAPHSFSRTSVTPSNQDICRICHCEGDDESPLITPCHCTGSLHFVHQACLQQWIKSSDTRCCELCKYEFIMETKLKPLRKWEKLQMTASERRKIMCSVTFHIIAITCVVWSLYVLIDRTAEEIKQGQTTGILEWPFWTKLVVVAIGFTGGLLFMYVQCKVYVQLWKRLKAYNRVIYVQNCPETSKKNIFEKPALMEPNFESKEMLGVHHSDTNSSHYTEPEDCAAEILHV